In Notamacropus eugenii isolate mMacEug1 chromosome 1, mMacEug1.pri_v2, whole genome shotgun sequence, one genomic interval encodes:
- the MACROH2A2 gene encoding core histone macro-H2A.2, translating into MSGRSGKKKMSKLSRSARAGVIFPVGRMMRYLKKGTFKYRISVGAPVYMAAVIEYLAAEILELAGNAARDNKKARIAPRHILLAVANDEELNQLLKGVTIASGGVLPRIHPELLAKKRGAKGKSETILSPPPEKRGRKSTSSKKGGKKAKAAKPRTSKKSKAKDSDKEGASNSTSEDGPGDGFTILSSKSLVLGQKLSLTQSDISHIGSMRVEGIVHPTTAEIDLKEDIGKALEKAGGKEFLETVKELRKSQGPLEVAEAIVSQSSGLAAKFVIHCHIPQWGSDKCEEQLEETIKNCLSAAEDKKLKSVAFPPFPSGRNCFPKQTAAQVTLKAISAHFDDSSSSSLKNVYFLLFDSESIGVYVQEMAKLDIK; encoded by the exons ATGTCAGGCAGAAGCGGCAAGAAGAAAATGTCCAAACTGTCCCGCTCAGCCAGGGCAGGAGTCATTTTCCCGGTGGGGAGAATGATGAGATACTTGAAGAAAGGAACGTTCAAATACCGGATAAGTGTGGGAGCTCCAGTCTACATGGCAGCTGTCATAGAATACCTCGCAG CTGAGATCTTAGAGCTGGCCGGGAATGCTGCGCGGGACAACAAAAAGGCTCGGATCGCACCCAGACACATCCTACTGGCAGTGGCTAACGACGAGGAGCTAAACCAG CTGCTAAAAGGAGTGACCATTGCCAGTGGGGGAGTCCTGCCTAGGATTCATCCGGAGCTGTTGGCCAAAAAGCGAGGGGCCAAAGGCAAGTCAGAAAcaatcctttcccctcccccagagaaaagaggaaggaaatcaaCTTCAAGCAAGAAGGGGGGGAAAAAAGCCAAAGCCGCCAAACCAAGGACATCCAAAAAG TCCAAAGCAAAGGACAGTGACAAAGAAGGCGCTTCAAATTCAACATCTGAAGATGGCCCTGGAGATGGATTCACCATCCTTTCTTCCAAGAGCCTTGTTCTGGGGCAGAAG CTGTCTCTGACACAAAGTGACATCAGCCATATTGGCTCCATGAGAGTAGAAGGCATCGTCCATCCAACCACAGCTGAAATAGACCTCAAGGAAGATATAG GTAAAGCTTTGGAAAAAGCTGGTGGGAAAGAATTCCTGGAGACTGTCAAGGAACTACGCAAATCTCAAGGACCCTTGGAAGTGGCTGAAG CCATTGTCAGCCAGTCCAGTGGCCTGGCGGCCAAATTTGTCATCCACTGTCACATCCCTCAGTGGGGCTCCGACAAATGTGAAGAACAGCTTGAGGAGACCATCAAGAACTGTTTGTCGGCCGCAGAGGACAAAAAGCTCAAGTCTGTGGCTTTCCCACCCTTCCCCAGCGGCAG AAACTGCTTTCCCAAACAGACTGCGGCCCAGGTGACCCTGAAGGCCATCTCGGCCCATTTTGATGACTCCAGCTCATCGTCCCTGAAGAACGTCTACTTCCTGCTCTTTGACAGTGAGAGCATTGGCGTCTACGTGCAGGAAATGGCCAAGCTGGACATCaagtaa